The DNA region TCGACTCCGAGGATCGGCGGATCATGCGGTTCATCATCACCGAGGACGCGTTGCGCGCGAACCTCGGCGAACCGGAGATCATGCGAGAGCAACTCCGCCACCTGCTCGGTCTGCTCCGCAGGCACCGCGATCTCACCATTCGCGTGCTGCGCAACGACGTGGCGGGCAACCCGTCACGCGGGCGCGGATTCTGGATCTTCGGCTTCGGCGAACGCGCAGCGTCGGTGGGCTATTCGGAGTCCGCCTACGGGCCGTCGAGCTACTACGATGACGAGGCGGACACGTTCCCCATGCGGCGGGCGTTCTATCGCATCTGGGAACTCTCGCTCAGCAGGCAGGAGTCGCGCCGCTTGATCGACGGCATCTTGAAGGAGTAACACGCATGGCCTCACCAGCGCGGGACACTGGATGGTTCAAGAGCTCCCGCAGCAGCGGCAACGGTGCGGCCTGCGTCGAGGTAAGGCACACGAGTACGGGCGTCGGGCTGCGCGATTCCAAGAACGCCGAGGGGCCTGCGCTGGCCGTGCCCGCGAGCTCGTGGGCCGGGCTTCTGGCGTTCACGTCACGGTAGGCGATTCGCGCCTATCCTGATTCTGTGACCATCCCCATCAGCCCGCGTGACCTGCGGGTATCCGACGCCGAGCGCAACCACGTGGTCAGCATCCTGCAGCGGGCCATCGGGCTCGGGCTGCTGAGCCTCGACGAGTTCACCGTGCGGATGGACATCGCCCTGGCCTCGCGCACGCGCGGCGAGCTCAACGGAGTGCTGGTCGACCTGCCCGGCGTGGTCCACCCCGATTCCGGGATCGAGCCCGCCAAGCCGGTGCAGTTCAAGTCGACGATGTCCTCGGTCAAGCGCGAGGGCGCATGGGTGGTCCCCCGCGACATCATGATCCGCAACCGGATGGGCTCGACCGAGCTGGACTTCACCGAAGCCGTGATCAGCCACCCGGAGATCCGGATCGAGGTCGACGTGGCGGGCGGGTCGGTCGACCTGCTGATGCCGGAGCGGGCCACGGTCGACGCCCACAACGTGGACGTCGTGGCGGGCAACCTCGAGGACAAGGTCAGCGGCGCGCAGCGCGGGTCGGGGCCGCAC from Alloactinosynnema sp. L-07 includes:
- a CDS encoding DUF397 domain-containing protein — protein: MASPARDTGWFKSSRSSGNGAACVEVRHTSTGVGLRDSKNAEGPALAVPASSWAGLLAFTSR
- a CDS encoding DUF1707 domain-containing protein, which translates into the protein MTIPISPRDLRVSDAERNHVVSILQRAIGLGLLSLDEFTVRMDIALASRTRGELNGVLVDLPGVVHPDSGIEPAKPVQFKSTMSSVKREGAWVVPRDIMIRNRMGSTELDFTEAVISHPEIRIEVDVAGGSVDLLMPERATVDAHNVDVVAGNLEDKVSGAQRGSGPHFVVTGSVRAGQLTIRRPTYVRIGSLTIRRPWRISWDA